The Gemmatimonadota bacterium genome window below encodes:
- a CDS encoding Ig-like domain-containing protein, with protein sequence MNATAKFTVALAAVVGGAACGADTGGTAPPGDLPPARIVSATTLPTTARATDVLPVTVRVLDVEGNPAQGIPVAWESRRLSPSGDPVPHGEVSGAGPTDEAGETTVAWRLGELATEQLLSATLASVPTLSLTFRLDVKAGVASVLSLSPDSLSFDALGDSAALMHVARDEYGNALAAGQLSLSSGDTLVARLSGDWVRSTGNGLTVVELIADGLRDVLFVRVQQSPRFATVGPSDRLLMVGDTSAVTATALDRNGFPIDGIAFTFVSVDPGIASVSDAGLVTGVAEGRAEIRARTVDSSPASGSVFISVFDPQPFVLRDIQSGSSHLCGLDAGGIAWCWGDDGEGQLGAGAPIDCGFGATSCSEYPIRMADVGLSLIGDHGLCGVRADGQGFCWGVGFLGDSTEHVEPAREPVAVLGPVGFLQIDGGGERVCGIGVDSLAYCWGAASPPLGDETFTERAAPTKVKLEERVRTISVSRNHSCAIAMDGAAWCWGSDGFGQLGDGNQGFSAVPVLVAGGLRFQTISVGDITSCGVAAGGDIHCWGSNVFGQLGIGDLSMDRSPVPVRAETPAGVAFKGVAVGSGHVCAIDTQGVLYCWGDDHRGQLGVDIAQEDCSGAPCASRPTRVSSDERFAQVSLGFSHSCALAEDGVTYCWGGAGPALGIGRFPSNVPRPVRVDGRFSQ encoded by the coding sequence GTGAACGCCACGGCGAAGTTTACCGTCGCGCTGGCCGCTGTGGTCGGTGGCGCGGCTTGTGGAGCAGATACTGGCGGGACGGCCCCACCCGGGGATCTCCCACCTGCCCGCATTGTGTCCGCCACTACCTTGCCGACGACCGCCCGGGCGACCGATGTCCTTCCGGTGACGGTCCGCGTGCTCGACGTCGAGGGAAATCCCGCGCAGGGAATTCCCGTTGCGTGGGAGTCCAGGAGGCTCTCGCCAAGTGGAGATCCGGTTCCGCATGGAGAGGTGAGCGGAGCAGGCCCCACCGATGAGGCCGGCGAGACCACTGTCGCTTGGCGCCTGGGAGAGCTCGCGACCGAGCAACTTCTCTCGGCGACGCTGGCCTCGGTGCCGACCCTGAGCTTGACGTTCCGGCTCGATGTCAAAGCTGGCGTCGCCAGCGTTCTTTCGCTGTCGCCCGACTCCCTCTCCTTCGACGCGCTGGGTGACTCCGCCGCGTTGATGCATGTGGCTCGGGACGAGTACGGGAACGCCCTGGCTGCGGGCCAGCTGTCCTTGTCGAGTGGGGATACGCTGGTCGCCAGGCTGTCGGGCGATTGGGTTCGTTCTACCGGGAACGGCCTAACCGTTGTCGAGCTAATAGCGGATGGACTTAGAGATGTCCTCTTCGTCAGGGTCCAGCAGTCGCCCCGGTTTGCCACGGTGGGGCCATCGGACAGACTTCTGATGGTTGGGGACACCTCGGCAGTTACGGCGACGGCTCTGGACCGCAATGGCTTTCCGATCGATGGAATTGCGTTCACCTTCGTTTCTGTCGATCCCGGTATCGCGTCTGTCAGCGACGCTGGGCTCGTAACCGGGGTCGCGGAGGGAAGGGCCGAGATCCGGGCGAGGACTGTTGACTCGTCTCCCGCCTCGGGCAGCGTATTCATTTCCGTATTCGATCCCCAGCCGTTCGTTCTTCGAGACATCCAATCGGGATCCTCGCACCTGTGTGGCCTCGATGCGGGCGGGATCGCATGGTGCTGGGGGGACGACGGGGAAGGCCAACTCGGGGCCGGCGCACCAATCGACTGTGGATTCGGAGCCACTTCATGTTCGGAGTATCCGATCCGTATGGCCGATGTCGGTCTGTCATTGATCGGAGATCACGGTCTTTGCGGCGTGCGCGCCGACGGCCAGGGGTTCTGCTGGGGCGTCGGCTTCCTTGGAGACAGCACGGAACACGTGGAGCCCGCCCGCGAACCGGTGGCGGTGCTCGGCCCCGTAGGGTTCCTGCAGATAGACGGCGGCGGCGAACGCGTATGCGGGATCGGAGTGGACAGCCTGGCATACTGCTGGGGCGCAGCCTCCCCCCCGCTCGGCGACGAAACGTTCACTGAGCGGGCCGCGCCGACGAAGGTGAAGCTTGAAGAACGGGTTCGAACAATCAGCGTGAGCCGCAACCACTCGTGTGCCATTGCTATGGACGGGGCGGCCTGGTGTTGGGGTTCCGATGGATTCGGCCAGCTCGGCGATGGAAACCAGGGCTTCTCCGCTGTCCCGGTACTTGTTGCCGGCGGGCTACGCTTCCAGACCATCTCGGTGGGCGACATCACGTCCTGCGGGGTGGCCGCTGGCGGGGATATCCATTGCTGGGGCAGCAACGTTTTCGGTCAACTGGGGATCGGAGACTTGTCCATGGACCGTAGCCCGGTCCCGGTTCGCGCCGAAACGCCCGCTGGAGTTGCGTTCAAGGGGGTTGCGGTCGGGTCGGGTCACGTGTGCGCGATCGACACGCAGGGCGTTCTATATTGCTGGGGCGACGACCATCGGGGGCAACTCGGCGTCGATATCGCGCAGGAAGACTGCTCCGGCGCGCCATGTGCCAGTCGCCCCACGAGGGTGTCGTCCGACGAGAGGTTCGCGCAGGTGTCCCTTGGCTTCTCTCATTCGTGCGCCCTGGCCGAGGACGGCGTAACCTACTGCTGGGGGGGCGCCGGGCCGGCTCTCGGCATTGGTCGCTTCCCCTCCAACGTGCCGCGCCCGGTCAGGGTTGACGGAAGGTTCTCTCAGTAG
- a CDS encoding YdeI/OmpD-associated family protein has product MTARADRPLDDPVFFPTPNHLRGWFDEHHESADLLWVGYYKKATGRPSVTWEESRDQALCFGWIDGLRRSLDESAYKVRFTPRRPGSKWSLVNLGRVGELEAAGLMTPAGLAAFAGADEAEARRQSEWRGTAALRDDYLAELEAAGAAWEYLESQPPSYRRDVARWIMDAKREGTRRRRLAVLIEDSLAGRRIKPLRAD; this is encoded by the coding sequence GTGACTGCACGCGCCGACCGGCCGTTGGACGACCCCGTCTTCTTTCCGACTCCAAACCACCTGCGCGGCTGGTTCGACGAGCACCACGAATCGGCCGACCTGCTCTGGGTCGGTTATTACAAGAAGGCCACGGGCCGACCCAGCGTGACCTGGGAGGAGTCGCGCGATCAGGCGCTCTGCTTCGGCTGGATCGACGGCCTCCGCAGGTCCTTGGACGAGTCCGCTTACAAGGTGCGGTTCACGCCGCGACGGCCGGGCAGCAAGTGGAGCCTTGTCAACCTAGGCCGGGTCGGCGAGCTCGAAGCGGCCGGCCTCATGACCCCCGCGGGACTGGCGGCCTTTGCGGGAGCCGACGAGGCCGAGGCCCGCAGGCAGTCAGAATGGCGCGGAACGGCAGCGCTGCGCGACGACTACCTGGCAGAACTCGAGGCCGCGGGGGCGGCTTGGGAGTACCTGGAGTCTCAGCCACCGTCCTACCGCCGGGATGTGGCGCGCTGGATCATGGACGCGAAGCGGGAAGGGACGCGCCGCCGCAGGCTCGCGGTGCTCATCGAAGATTCCCTCGCCGGCCGAAGGATCAAACCGCTTCGCGCAGACTAG